A stretch of the Macellibacteroides fermentans genome encodes the following:
- a CDS encoding helix-turn-helix domain-containing protein — protein MEVITIDSQAYKELVSKINAIAKFVIDHQDDDTVNPDEMWVDSYEVCTFLKISERTLQRLRTKRLISYSIISGKSYYTIAEVKRMLSEKRIRSTDECMNDLINNYQLHAQQRRTVKTDK, from the coding sequence ATGGAAGTCATTACAATAGACAGCCAAGCATACAAAGAACTGGTATCTAAAATTAATGCGATAGCCAAGTTCGTCATCGATCATCAGGACGATGATACTGTCAATCCAGACGAAATGTGGGTGGACAGTTACGAAGTATGCACCTTCCTCAAAATTAGCGAACGAACACTTCAACGTTTACGCACTAAACGGCTAATTTCCTACTCTATCATATCCGGCAAATCATATTACACCATTGCAGAAGTTAAGCGAATGCTCTCAGAAAAGAGAATCCGCAGTACCGACGAATGTATGAATGACCTTATAAACAATTATCAACTCCATGCTCAACAAAGACGAACTGTTAAGACGGACAAATAG
- a CDS encoding site-specific DNA-methyltransferase, whose product MQKTNIPQAESKSADLVAQNLEQLKQIFPEVIKEGKVDFEALNDLLGNYADTAEERFALNWAGKANARREAQKRSTGTLRPCPEESVDWDTTDNLYIEGDNLEVLKLLQKSYHSRVKMIYIDPPYNTGKDFVYKDNYKDNMKNYLELTGQDKKLSTNTESDGRYHSNWLNMMYPRLKLARNLLTEDGVIFISIDDNEVANLRKVCDEIMGEENFVFQIAWRRTDNQSNIGNIAKVKEYIACYAKSGSNVSVGKLPLSEKAKNEYRYEDKKGLFRRDILFHKTRGRHYFEVKTKSGNILNGPWMIKKEDFQKLDAEDGIYWTSGGDEQPYGKIYLSESQGQIPNDFWGIEYGTNQRASLEVEALLEQRLFDFPKPISLLKYLLNIGSAKDSLILDFFSGSATTAHAVMQLNAEDGGNRKYICVQIPEPTPEESEARKAGYATIPEIAKERIRRAGKKILEEQKAKVEKEGLFTEEPKKLDTGFKVFKLDSSNINAWDSNPDNLETALNNSLFNIKTDRSEDDLLYEILIKYGIELTEKINRHTIDGKTVYEMGAGSLIVCLADNLSTTVAEGIGKLYKAVSPEGVDANCRVVFKEAGFNGSDEVKTNTLLILKQHGITNVATV is encoded by the coding sequence ATGCAAAAGACAAACATACCGCAAGCCGAGAGCAAAAGTGCCGACTTGGTTGCACAAAATCTGGAACAACTCAAACAGATTTTCCCCGAAGTTATCAAAGAGGGAAAGGTCGATTTTGAAGCCCTCAACGACTTGTTGGGTAATTATGCTGATACAGCCGAAGAGCGTTTTGCACTCAATTGGGCCGGCAAAGCCAACGCACGCCGTGAAGCACAAAAGCGAAGCACCGGCACACTGCGCCCTTGCCCCGAAGAGAGCGTGGATTGGGATACGACCGACAATCTCTACATTGAAGGCGACAACCTGGAGGTGTTAAAGCTGCTGCAAAAGAGCTACCACAGCCGTGTAAAGATGATTTACATCGATCCGCCCTACAATACAGGAAAAGACTTTGTATATAAAGACAACTACAAGGATAATATGAAAAACTACCTCGAGCTAACGGGGCAGGACAAGAAACTATCTACCAATACCGAAAGCGACGGACGCTACCACTCCAACTGGCTCAATATGATGTATCCACGGTTGAAATTGGCACGCAACCTGCTGACAGAGGATGGGGTGATATTTATCTCCATTGATGATAATGAAGTAGCGAATTTGAGGAAGGTTTGTGATGAGATTATGGGGGAGGAGAATTTTGTATTTCAGATCGCTTGGAGAAGGACAGACAATCAATCTAATATTGGAAACATAGCAAAAGTAAAAGAATATATTGCTTGTTATGCTAAATCAGGTAGTAATGTATCTGTTGGAAAGTTACCATTATCTGAAAAGGCAAAGAATGAATATCGTTATGAAGACAAAAAAGGCTTGTTCCGTAGAGATATTTTATTTCACAAAACTCGAGGTCGTCATTATTTTGAAGTAAAAACAAAAAGTGGTAATATTCTTAATGGACCTTGGATGATTAAAAAAGAAGATTTTCAAAAACTTGATGCCGAAGATGGAATCTACTGGACAAGCGGAGGAGACGAACAGCCTTATGGGAAAATTTATCTTTCCGAAAGTCAAGGACAAATACCCAATGATTTTTGGGGAATCGAATATGGAACAAATCAACGAGCGAGTTTAGAAGTTGAAGCATTATTAGAGCAACGATTGTTTGATTTTCCTAAACCTATAAGCTTACTAAAATATCTTTTAAATATAGGTTCAGCGAAAGACTCTCTCATTCTCGACTTCTTCTCCGGCTCCGCCACTACCGCCCATGCGGTGATGCAACTCAATGCCGAAGACGGAGGCAACCGCAAATACATCTGTGTACAAATACCCGAACCAACACCCGAAGAGAGCGAAGCTCGGAAAGCTGGTTATGCCACCATTCCCGAAATAGCCAAAGAACGCATTCGCCGTGCCGGTAAAAAGATACTCGAAGAACAAAAAGCGAAAGTCGAGAAAGAAGGGTTGTTCACTGAAGAACCAAAGAAACTCGATACCGGTTTTAAAGTCTTCAAACTCGACAGTTCCAATATCAATGCTTGGGATAGCAATCCCGATAATCTGGAAACAGCGCTTAATAACTCTCTGTTCAATATCAAAACGGATAGAAGCGAAGACGATCTGTTATACGAGATATTGATCAAGTACGGCATAGAACTGACCGAAAAGATTAATCGTCACACCATAGATGGAAAAACAGTCTACGAAATGGGAGCCGGGTCGTTGATAGTTTGCTTGGCAGATAACCTATCCACAACAGTTGCCGAAGGCATCGGAAAACTCTACAAAGCAGTTAGCCCCGAAGGTGTAGATGCCAATTGTCGGGTGGTATTCAAAGAAGCCGGATTTAATGGTTCGGACGAAGTGAAAACCAATACGCTGCTGATCCTGAAACAGCACGGCATTACGAATGTGGCAACCGTTTAA
- a CDS encoding DUF6088 family protein, protein MEENISQKVRDRVTRFKKGDLFTVRDFEDLNNDSLVTRTLSRLQNEGIIVRVATGIYMNPIKTQFGVLHPTIDQIAHKIAERDRAQIMPTGDTALNILGFSTQVPMNAVYITNGAKRKVQVGERNIIFKNVVQKNFQFKGKLLPLIIIALKELGENQVTDEIKDKISKLLSESDAEERATMMHDLYLSPVWMKELLLPIIKTVTE, encoded by the coding sequence ATGGAAGAGAATATTTCACAAAAAGTTAGAGATCGAGTAACTCGCTTTAAGAAAGGCGACTTGTTCACTGTGCGTGATTTTGAAGATTTAAATAATGATAGCCTTGTTACCCGAACGTTATCCCGTCTGCAAAATGAAGGCATCATTGTTCGTGTGGCAACCGGCATCTATATGAATCCCATAAAAACGCAATTTGGTGTTCTGCACCCTACGATTGACCAAATTGCCCACAAAATAGCCGAACGAGACAGGGCTCAGATTATGCCAACCGGTGATACTGCCTTAAATATTTTGGGCTTTTCTACTCAAGTACCGATGAACGCCGTATATATTACCAACGGAGCTAAGCGAAAAGTGCAAGTTGGCGAAAGAAATATTATTTTCAAAAATGTTGTTCAGAAAAACTTTCAATTCAAGGGTAAGCTTCTGCCATTGATAATTATTGCACTAAAAGAACTTGGAGAAAATCAGGTAACGGACGAAATAAAGGACAAAATAAGTAAGCTTCTTTCGGAGAGTGATGCCGAAGAGCGAGCAACAATGATGCACGATTTATACCTGTCGCCGGTATGGATGAAAGAATTGCTATTACCAATCATAAAAACAGTAACAGAATGA
- a CDS encoding AAA family ATPase, with protein MLNKDELLRRTNSGLDVFKHYIPVQWKTGRNFLNPLYEDRKASCNVYFDRRNSVYKIKDFGNDEYSGDCFFFVGKLKGLHCNDGADFVEILKTINREMSLGLDSSDYATHIPQSVPQKNNSTIPELPKIKPYNITQQKFTQKELDFWLRSGITPEILKLYRAVSLKEFRSENKDNKPFYYTSSENEPIFGYMGKRYVKIYRPFSEIRFLYGGNIGESYCFGLEQLPAKGDTLFITGGEKDVMTLAAHGFHAICFNSETSTIPTGIIYKLTFRFKHIVLLYDVDKTGLEAAIKHEKALTEYGVKRLVLPLSGEKREKDITDYFTKGNSRKEFRQLFIDFLDNLYNETMTMLKSCEIDFNNPPAKAEEVISAGDVPLGTQGNILCITGGEGTGKSNYVAALIAGSIIKDNRTIDTLGVNVRDNSDGKAVLLYDTEQSEVQLFKNVSNLLKRAKLNEKPEELRAFSLTGMSRKERLQAIVQSMDKYHYEYEGIRLVVIDGIADLVLSANDEAESIRIVDELYRLAGIYRTCIVCVLHYVPNGLKLRGHLGSELQRKAAAIVSIELDSEPSVSVVKALKVRDGSPLDVPLMQFSWDKELGMHIYIGEKPREEKEKRKEKELATVAREIFGVQKHLTYIDLCDRIQQTMDVKERTAKSYIKYMREKEIIIKDPSNQNYFMIGHIF; from the coding sequence ATGCTCAACAAAGACGAACTGTTAAGACGGACAAATAGCGGTTTGGATGTATTCAAACACTATATTCCTGTGCAATGGAAAACGGGGCGGAATTTCCTCAATCCTTTGTACGAAGACCGTAAAGCTTCATGTAATGTATATTTTGACCGTCGAAATAGTGTTTACAAGATAAAAGACTTTGGAAACGATGAGTATAGCGGCGATTGCTTTTTCTTCGTTGGCAAGTTGAAAGGTTTGCATTGCAACGATGGAGCGGACTTCGTTGAAATTCTGAAAACCATAAACAGGGAGATGTCATTGGGATTGGATAGTTCGGACTATGCAACTCATATTCCGCAGTCAGTTCCACAAAAGAATAATTCGACGATCCCGGAACTACCCAAAATCAAACCCTATAATATCACACAACAGAAGTTTACTCAAAAGGAACTGGACTTTTGGTTAAGGTCAGGTATCACTCCCGAAATACTGAAACTATACAGAGCCGTATCCCTGAAAGAGTTTAGAAGCGAAAATAAGGACAATAAGCCTTTTTACTATACTTCATCAGAGAACGAACCAATTTTCGGTTATATGGGAAAACGGTATGTAAAAATATACCGTCCGTTCTCTGAAATTCGTTTTTTATATGGAGGTAATATCGGGGAAAGCTACTGTTTCGGTCTGGAACAATTACCTGCCAAAGGAGATACGCTGTTCATCACGGGGGGAGAAAAGGATGTGATGACTCTTGCCGCTCACGGCTTTCATGCGATTTGCTTCAACAGCGAAACTTCGACCATTCCGACAGGAATAATCTACAAACTTACATTTCGCTTCAAACATATCGTCCTACTCTACGACGTGGATAAAACAGGACTAGAAGCCGCAATCAAACACGAAAAAGCATTGACAGAATATGGTGTTAAACGTCTTGTGTTACCGCTTTCGGGCGAAAAAAGGGAGAAAGATATAACCGACTATTTCACTAAAGGCAACAGCCGAAAGGAGTTCCGCCAACTATTCATTGATTTTCTTGACAATCTATATAACGAAACAATGACCATGCTTAAATCCTGTGAAATTGATTTCAACAATCCTCCTGCCAAAGCCGAAGAAGTAATCTCGGCTGGCGACGTACCATTGGGAACGCAGGGTAATATTCTTTGCATTACTGGCGGAGAAGGGACCGGCAAAAGCAACTATGTTGCCGCCCTGATTGCAGGTTCGATAATCAAAGACAATCGCACTATTGATACGTTGGGCGTGAATGTCCGTGATAATTCCGACGGCAAAGCAGTTTTGCTTTATGATACCGAACAATCCGAAGTACAACTATTCAAGAATGTTTCCAACCTTTTGAAACGTGCCAAACTGAACGAGAAACCTGAAGAACTACGGGCGTTCTCCCTTACGGGAATGTCCCGAAAAGAACGACTGCAAGCCATAGTTCAAAGTATGGACAAATATCATTACGAATATGAGGGTATCCGATTGGTTGTAATTGACGGTATTGCCGATTTGGTATTATCTGCCAATGACGAAGCGGAAAGTATTCGCATTGTGGATGAGTTATATCGTTTGGCAGGAATATACCGCACCTGCATTGTTTGCGTACTTCATTATGTACCAAACGGGTTGAAACTTCGCGGACATTTAGGCTCGGAACTGCAACGTAAAGCGGCTGCAATCGTGAGTATCGAACTCGACAGCGAGCCGTCGGTATCGGTGGTTAAGGCACTCAAAGTACGGGACGGCAGCCCGCTCGACGTTCCTTTGATGCAGTTCTCTTGGGATAAGGAACTGGGAATGCACATTTATATCGGTGAAAAGCCACGAGAGGAAAAGGAAAAGCGAAAAGAAAAGGAGCTGGCGACAGTTGCCCGTGAGATATTTGGCGTACAAAAGCACTTGACTTATATCGACCTGTGCGACCGCATCCAGCAAACAATGGATGTAAAGGAACGTACCGCCAAAAGCTACATTAAGTATATGCGAGAAAAAGAAATAATCATAAAAGATCCGTCCAATCAGAATTACTTTATGATAGGGCATATCTTCTAA
- a CDS encoding nucleotidyl transferase AbiEii/AbiGii toxin family protein, whose protein sequence is MDERIAITNHKNSNRMSIWLNYSEDEKMVLLQQTAVARKISAEQAIEKDWWVTAILAALSKSSWADFLQFKGGTSLSKAWGLISRFSEDIDLTISRSFFDLPEETNQQRTKIRREAFHYIEEKLLPELDGILSSEGITGYKIELVTKNSSDMVTLVEVKYKSILPTKIDYLLPVVKIEFSAMSLDEPFENREIATLIHSRFPEIDSEIKSLFKSVLPERTFLEKIFLLHEEYQKENPRTDRMSRHLYDLEKMMDSSFAQSALQDTDLYKAVVSHRQKFNSIKDVDYTTHEPVQIRICPPDHLMGSWRKDYENMKESFIYDKEKKTFDKIIERMEELTGRIRKINL, encoded by the coding sequence ATGGATGAAAGAATTGCTATTACCAATCATAAAAACAGTAACAGAATGAGTATTTGGCTGAATTATAGCGAAGATGAAAAAATGGTTTTGCTACAACAAACAGCAGTGGCCAGAAAAATTTCAGCAGAACAGGCAATTGAAAAGGATTGGTGGGTAACGGCCATTTTGGCAGCATTGTCAAAATCTTCGTGGGCGGATTTTCTGCAATTCAAGGGCGGAACTTCCCTCAGTAAAGCGTGGGGATTGATTAGTCGCTTCAGTGAAGATATAGATTTGACTATAAGTCGTTCGTTTTTCGATCTACCTGAAGAAACCAATCAGCAACGAACAAAAATTCGCCGAGAAGCTTTCCATTACATAGAAGAGAAGTTGCTCCCCGAGTTAGATGGTATACTTTCTTCAGAAGGAATAACAGGTTATAAAATTGAGCTTGTTACAAAAAACAGTAGCGATATGGTAACTTTAGTAGAAGTAAAATACAAAAGTATTCTTCCGACTAAAATAGATTACCTCCTTCCGGTTGTCAAGATTGAGTTCAGTGCCATGTCTCTTGACGAGCCGTTTGAAAATCGAGAAATTGCAACGCTTATCCATTCCCGGTTTCCTGAAATTGATAGCGAAATAAAGTCACTTTTTAAGTCCGTATTACCGGAACGTACCTTTTTGGAAAAAATATTCTTGTTGCACGAGGAGTATCAAAAGGAAAATCCACGCACGGATAGGATGTCAAGACATTTATACGATTTGGAAAAGATGATGGATAGCTCTTTCGCTCAATCAGCGTTGCAAGATACGGACTTATACAAAGCCGTTGTCAGTCATCGTCAAAAGTTCAACAGCATAAAGGATGTTGACTATACAACACACGAACCTGTTCAGATCCGGATTTGTCCTCCCGACCACTTGATGGGGAGTTGGAGAAAAGATTACGAAAACATGAAAGAGAGTTTCATTTATGATAAAGAGAAAAAAACATTCGATAAAATTATCGAGAGGATGGAAGAGCTTACCGGCAGGATAAGAAAAATCAACCTATAA
- a CDS encoding DUF4391 domain-containing protein → MIEYFNIPSGALINTPISKKLFAEKAPLSSGEKRLLREEIEKLTMKGLLQTRTIGLAAYMDDEQAYDQITIAEASIKNPAKAMPVATMVQKAFPAPMFLVIHCGESFCVNWCVKRINQADKTRRVMEEHQITRFFVPEGDDSIIRAWLPSLDITRIRCNSLKELFEALANRLLMLAVSDEAGIYLESDRQKTEQYRVLLEQLNTNRMEQKRITAEVKAETQFNLRLKLTTKLKELQQQEKILKNQLI, encoded by the coding sequence ATGATAGAGTACTTCAACATACCGTCCGGGGCATTAATCAATACGCCTATCAGCAAAAAACTTTTTGCCGAGAAAGCGCCTTTGTCTTCCGGGGAAAAACGATTGTTGCGTGAAGAGATAGAAAAGCTCACGATGAAAGGTTTATTGCAGACCCGCACCATTGGATTGGCTGCATACATGGATGATGAACAGGCTTACGACCAAATCACCATTGCCGAAGCAAGTATCAAGAATCCGGCTAAAGCGATGCCGGTAGCTACCATGGTACAGAAAGCCTTTCCTGCTCCGATGTTTTTAGTGATTCATTGTGGCGAAAGTTTTTGTGTGAATTGGTGCGTAAAACGAATCAATCAGGCGGATAAAACAAGGCGGGTGATGGAAGAACATCAAATAACCCGTTTCTTTGTACCTGAAGGCGACGATAGCATTATCCGTGCTTGGTTGCCTTCGTTAGATATAACACGCATCCGCTGTAATTCACTGAAAGAACTATTCGAAGCCTTGGCAAACCGCCTGTTGATGCTGGCAGTTTCCGACGAGGCAGGTATCTATCTCGAAAGCGACAGGCAGAAAACAGAGCAATACCGTGTCTTGCTGGAACAGTTAAATACCAACCGCATGGAACAAAAACGAATAACCGCTGAAGTAAAAGCGGAAACGCAATTCAACCTCCGTTTAAAGCTGACAACAAAACTGAAAGAGTTACAACAACAAGAAAAAATATTGAAAAATCAATTGATATAG
- a CDS encoding type III restriction-modification system endonuclease, translating to MAKNMTLKFESHLEYQDDAVNSICDIFEGEEIFQSNFSITPIKGEESLLFQRATIGIGNSIKMIEEDMLANMQRIQLRNGVPQSTTESFKKEGMNFSVEMETGTGKTYVYLKTIFELNKRYGFTKFIIVVPSIAIKEGTYKSLQITKEHFKGEYENVVYDYFVYDAAKLEQVRSFATGDSIQIMVINIDAFRKSFESEDENSKSNIIHRYNDKLGYKPIDLIKETNPIVIIDEPQSVDNTDKAKEAIAALNPLCCLRYSATHRTPYNMMYKLDSVDAYELKLVKQIEVATATVEGFQNDAYIDLVKVDNKAGIKAQVELDFQNKGKVDRKKAWVKQGQDLFDITRREQYEGYIVEDIWYENERWNMSFTSNDQIIEQGVVSGSLSDDLLKREQIRMTIEAHLDKEIVLNPQGIKVLSLFFIDKVANYREYDAEGNRQNGKYARIFEEEYNSLIQKAKYRSLFKELKDRDVEVSQIHDGYFSVDKQSKASNRRDKFERFVDTSGKTAKDDDAFNLIMRDKERLLSFETPLRFIFSHSALREGWDNPNVFQICTLNETTKEIKKRQEIGRGLRLCVNQEGERVKGFEVNTLTVMANESYEEFAKALQNEIEEDTGIKFGYLHKHSFARIEVGAENDKAIYLNEEKSVRLYDYFVEKGYVKEEVINRKSKEFAAKVQEKLKIDLRDNRVVIPEEFDYIKMPILKILKRISGNFMNIKNRDDARRVTFRKEFFINNEDFKNLWDRIKYKTTYSVKIDSDKLITQCAQRIFEEVVVGRGRFVTRKVKLAITEGGVHEGEDTPRESTRIMDDTVSVLPDIVTYLQNETGLTRQSIVSILTGSKRLEAFKKNPQAFIESVIDIIRNEMRLLLVDGIKYKRIDKDMWCQELFENKELQGYLSSNLLESNKSPYDYVIYDSETERSMAQRFESSDNVKVFTKLPSWFKIDTPLGAYNPDWALVWDDGNEQKLYFVVETKGGLFEDAIKPTERAKITCGKKHFAALETGIKLELADTFDTLQGKITS from the coding sequence ATGGCTAAAAATATGACATTAAAATTCGAGAGTCACCTCGAATATCAGGACGACGCAGTAAATAGTATCTGCGACATCTTTGAAGGCGAAGAGATTTTCCAAAGCAACTTCTCTATCACGCCCATCAAGGGCGAAGAAAGTTTGCTATTTCAACGTGCGACCATCGGTATCGGAAACTCCATAAAGATGATCGAGGAGGATATGCTTGCCAATATGCAGCGTATCCAATTGCGCAACGGCGTGCCGCAATCGACGACCGAGAGTTTCAAGAAAGAGGGAATGAACTTCTCTGTAGAAATGGAGACCGGTACAGGTAAAACCTACGTCTATCTGAAAACGATCTTTGAACTCAATAAGCGTTACGGTTTTACCAAATTTATCATTGTAGTGCCGAGCATCGCCATCAAAGAGGGTACATACAAATCCTTACAGATCACCAAAGAACACTTCAAAGGCGAATACGAGAATGTGGTGTACGATTATTTTGTGTACGATGCTGCCAAATTGGAGCAAGTACGGTCGTTTGCCACGGGTGACAGTATTCAAATTATGGTGATCAACATCGATGCATTCCGCAAAAGTTTTGAAAGTGAAGATGAAAACAGCAAGTCAAACATTATCCACCGTTACAACGATAAGTTGGGCTACAAACCCATCGACCTGATTAAAGAAACGAATCCGATAGTGATTATCGACGAACCGCAAAGTGTGGATAATACCGACAAAGCCAAAGAAGCTATCGCTGCGCTCAATCCGCTCTGCTGTTTGCGTTATTCTGCCACACACCGCACGCCCTACAACATGATGTATAAGCTCGACTCGGTAGATGCTTACGAATTGAAATTGGTCAAACAGATTGAAGTGGCGACTGCCACTGTGGAAGGTTTCCAAAATGATGCATATATTGACTTGGTGAAAGTGGATAACAAAGCCGGTATTAAAGCGCAAGTGGAATTGGACTTTCAAAACAAAGGAAAAGTTGACCGCAAGAAAGCGTGGGTAAAACAAGGTCAGGATCTATTTGATATAACCCGGCGTGAACAATACGAAGGGTATATCGTGGAAGATATTTGGTACGAAAACGAACGCTGGAATATGTCGTTTACAAGCAATGATCAGATTATAGAACAAGGCGTTGTCTCGGGGAGTTTGAGTGACGACCTGCTGAAGCGAGAGCAAATACGCATGACCATCGAGGCGCATCTTGACAAAGAAATAGTGCTCAATCCGCAAGGAATAAAAGTGCTGAGCCTGTTCTTTATCGACAAGGTGGCAAACTACCGGGAGTACGATGCGGAGGGAAACCGCCAAAACGGCAAGTATGCCCGCATCTTCGAAGAGGAATACAACAGTTTGATACAGAAAGCGAAATATCGATCCTTGTTCAAGGAGCTGAAAGACCGGGATGTGGAGGTAAGCCAAATTCACGATGGTTATTTCTCCGTGGATAAGCAAAGTAAAGCATCAAACAGGAGAGATAAGTTCGAACGTTTTGTAGACACCTCCGGGAAAACGGCTAAAGACGATGATGCTTTCAATTTGATTATGCGCGATAAGGAGCGGTTGTTGAGCTTCGAAACGCCACTACGCTTTATTTTCTCCCACTCCGCCTTGCGTGAGGGTTGGGACAATCCGAATGTGTTCCAAATCTGTACGCTCAACGAAACAACCAAAGAGATAAAGAAACGGCAAGAGATTGGGCGGGGACTTCGCTTGTGTGTCAATCAGGAGGGTGAGCGGGTAAAAGGTTTTGAAGTAAACACACTGACGGTCATGGCAAACGAAAGTTATGAAGAGTTTGCTAAAGCCTTGCAGAATGAGATAGAGGAAGATACCGGAATCAAGTTCGGTTACCTGCACAAACACTCTTTTGCCCGTATCGAAGTAGGTGCAGAAAATGATAAGGCGATTTATCTGAACGAAGAAAAATCTGTACGTCTGTACGACTATTTTGTAGAGAAAGGCTATGTAAAAGAAGAGGTTATCAATCGGAAGAGCAAAGAATTTGCCGCCAAAGTACAGGAAAAGTTAAAAATAGACTTGCGTGATAACCGGGTCGTTATTCCCGAAGAGTTCGATTATATAAAAATGCCGATTCTGAAAATCTTGAAGCGTATCAGCGGAAACTTCATGAACATTAAAAATCGGGATGATGCACGTCGGGTAACGTTTAGGAAAGAGTTCTTTATCAACAACGAAGATTTCAAAAATCTGTGGGATCGGATAAAATACAAAACGACTTACTCTGTAAAGATTGATTCTGACAAGTTGATAACGCAATGCGCTCAACGAATATTCGAGGAAGTGGTTGTAGGCAGAGGACGTTTTGTTACCCGTAAGGTAAAATTAGCTATAACAGAAGGCGGTGTTCATGAAGGAGAAGATACACCGCGTGAATCGACACGGATTATGGACGATACGGTTTCGGTACTGCCGGATATTGTTACCTACTTGCAAAACGAGACCGGATTGACCCGGCAATCTATCGTTTCCATCTTGACCGGAAGCAAACGCTTGGAAGCATTTAAGAAAAATCCGCAAGCCTTTATCGAATCGGTTATTGATATCATCCGTAACGAGATGCGCCTCTTATTGGTTGATGGCATCAAATACAAGCGGATAGATAAGGATATGTGGTGTCAGGAACTGTTTGAAAACAAAGAGCTGCAAGGTTATCTAAGCAGCAACTTACTGGAAAGTAACAAATCACCCTACGATTATGTGATTTATGATTCGGAAACAGAGCGCAGTATGGCACAACGATTTGAAAGCTCCGATAATGTTAAGGTGTTTACCAAACTACCCTCCTGGTTTAAGATTGATACGCCATTGGGAGCCTACAATCCCGACTGGGCACTTGTTTGGGATGATGGTAACGAACAGAAACTTTATTTTGTTGTAGAGACTAAGGGCGGTTTGTTTGAAGACGCTATAAAACCAACCGAGAGAGCAAAAATAACCTGTGGCAAGAAACACTTCGCTGCCCTTGAAACCGGAATAAAATTAGAATTAGCAGATACATTTGATACATTGCAGGGGAAGATCACCTCTTAA
- a CDS encoding RteC domain-containing protein, which yields MELLKLKIQYPERFSLTEELSFKSELYVIPKAKGLGIIGLAELVISIFLSKEIKNRNGKPASLVQLARAFEYVFNCNFGSIYDKQAEVYNRKSCNLTKSLDFLKGSLERGRKINLLKQNEKE from the coding sequence ATGGAATTGCTAAAACTAAAGATACAATACCCGGAAAGATTTTCTCTAACAGAAGAACTATCGTTTAAGTCGGAACTCTATGTAATCCCCAAAGCAAAAGGACTGGGAATTATCGGGTTGGCGGAATTAGTGATAAGCATTTTTCTTTCAAAAGAAATAAAGAACCGAAACGGTAAACCTGCATCTTTGGTGCAACTGGCAAGAGCTTTTGAATATGTTTTCAATTGCAACTTCGGAAGTATATACGATAAGCAGGCAGAGGTATATAACCGAAAATCTTGCAACCTGACAAAATCATTAGATTTCCTCAAAGGGAGTTTGGAACGAGGTCGAAAAATCAACCTTTTGAAACAAAATGAAAAAGAATGA